The following are encoded in a window of Algiphilus aromaticivorans DG1253 genomic DNA:
- a CDS encoding pilin has product MKQAQQGFTLIELMIVVAIIGILAAIAIPAYQDYTVRAKMTEAVTAIGSAKASVSEFFISEGAFPAGNDEAGITVTQDQSDVVDSVSWDGTDTLTVTLEASFQDGELTGGETFELVATSADNGVSWNCQAGTGGNAIPTKYLPSNCR; this is encoded by the coding sequence ATGAAGCAGGCTCAGCAGGGCTTTACCCTGATCGAGCTGATGATCGTTGTGGCGATCATCGGTATTCTGGCCGCCATCGCCATTCCGGCGTATCAGGACTACACGGTTCGCGCGAAGATGACGGAAGCTGTTACGGCAATTGGTTCGGCGAAAGCTTCGGTATCCGAGTTTTTCATTAGCGAAGGCGCCTTTCCTGCGGGTAACGATGAAGCAGGGATTACCGTGACGCAGGACCAGTCGGATGTCGTTGACTCGGTCTCCTGGGATGGCACCGATACGCTCACAGTAACCCTCGAAGCCAGCTTCCAGGACGGCGAGCTGACCGGCGGTGAAACCTTCGAACTCGTAGCTACATCTGCCGACAATGGGGTGAGTTGGAATTGTCAGGCTGGTACTGGTGGTAATGCGATTCCCACCAAGTATCTACCTTCTAACTGCCGCTAA
- the guaA gene encoding glutamine-hydrolyzing GMP synthase — protein MTDIHAHRILILDFGSQYTQLIARRVREAGVYCELRPWRQAADAVRDFAPQGIILSGGPETVLGADAPRAGEAVWAAGVPVLGICYGMQTMAAELGGSVAPGDVQEFGYARVRARNHSPLLRDIEDHVEADGAAYLDVWMSHGDHVTTLPEGFQRIAETGDVPVAGMADPDRGLYGLQFHPEVTHTTQGKRILERFVHDICGCPRAWTPANIVEDLTARVREQVGNSHVLLGLSGGVDSSVVAALLHKALGDQLTCVFVDNGLLRQDEGDQVMRVFARHLGARVIRVDAEERFLGALADEADPEAKRKIIGRTFIEVFDEEAGKLENVDYLAQGTIYPDVIESAGGETGGAHVIKSHHNVGGLPEHMKLKLVEPLRELFKDEVRNIGLELGLPRDMVMRHPFPGPGLGVRILGRVHKDAADTLRRADAIFIEELRAADWYDRVSQAFAVYIPVNSVGVTGDGRRYAPVIGLRAVETVDFMTARWAQLPYDLLDTCARRIVNEVPNVSRVVYDISGKPPATIEWE, from the coding sequence ATGACCGACATCCACGCCCATCGCATCCTGATCCTCGATTTCGGGTCTCAGTACACCCAGCTCATCGCCCGCCGCGTCCGCGAAGCCGGCGTCTACTGCGAGCTGCGGCCCTGGCGGCAGGCAGCAGACGCGGTTCGGGACTTCGCGCCGCAGGGGATCATCCTCTCCGGCGGGCCGGAGACGGTGCTTGGTGCGGATGCGCCACGCGCCGGCGAGGCGGTGTGGGCGGCCGGCGTGCCGGTGCTGGGCATCTGCTACGGCATGCAGACCATGGCCGCGGAGCTGGGCGGCAGCGTGGCGCCGGGCGATGTCCAGGAGTTCGGCTACGCCCGCGTCCGGGCGCGCAACCACTCGCCGCTGCTGCGCGACATTGAGGATCACGTCGAGGCCGACGGTGCGGCCTATCTCGATGTCTGGATGAGCCACGGCGACCACGTCACCACGCTCCCCGAAGGTTTCCAGCGCATCGCCGAGACCGGCGACGTGCCGGTGGCCGGCATGGCCGACCCGGATCGCGGCCTCTACGGCCTGCAGTTCCACCCGGAGGTCACCCACACCACGCAGGGCAAGCGCATCCTGGAGCGCTTTGTTCATGACATCTGCGGCTGCCCGCGCGCCTGGACGCCGGCCAACATCGTCGAAGACCTGACTGCGCGCGTACGTGAGCAGGTCGGCAACAGCCACGTGCTGCTCGGCCTGTCCGGCGGCGTGGATTCGTCAGTGGTAGCGGCATTGCTGCACAAGGCGCTGGGCGATCAGCTGACCTGCGTCTTCGTCGACAACGGCCTGCTGCGCCAGGACGAGGGCGACCAGGTGATGCGCGTCTTCGCGCGGCATCTGGGTGCGCGCGTCATCCGCGTCGACGCCGAGGAGCGATTCCTCGGCGCGCTGGCCGACGAGGCCGACCCCGAGGCCAAGCGCAAGATCATCGGCCGCACCTTCATCGAGGTCTTCGACGAGGAGGCCGGCAAGCTGGAGAACGTCGACTATCTGGCCCAGGGCACCATCTACCCGGACGTCATCGAGTCCGCCGGCGGCGAGACTGGCGGCGCCCACGTCATCAAGTCCCATCACAATGTTGGCGGCCTGCCCGAGCACATGAAGCTCAAGCTGGTCGAGCCGCTGCGCGAGTTGTTCAAGGACGAGGTCCGCAATATCGGCCTCGAGCTGGGCCTGCCACGCGACATGGTCATGCGCCACCCCTTCCCGGGGCCGGGGCTGGGTGTACGCATCCTCGGCCGCGTGCACAAGGACGCCGCCGACACCCTGCGCCGCGCCGACGCCATCTTCATCGAGGAGCTGCGCGCCGCCGACTGGTACGACCGCGTCAGCCAGGCCTTCGCCGTCTACATTCCGGTGAACAGCGTCGGCGTCACCGGCGACGGCCGCCGCTACGCCCCGGTCATCGGCCTGCGTGCGGTCGAGACGGTCGACTTCATGACCGCCCGCTGGGCGCAGCTGCCCTACGACCTGCTCGACACCTGCGCACGCCGCATCGTCAACGAAGTCCCGAACGTCTCGCGCGTCGTCTATGACATCTCCGGCAAGCCGCCGGCGACCATCGAGTGGGAATAG
- the guaB gene encoding IMP dehydrogenase, producing the protein MIHDSQRILFEALTFDDVLLLPAYSQILPRTADISTRLTRGIVLPVPLLSAAMDTVTEARLAIAIAQEGGLGIVHKNMSVEAQAAEVRRVKKYESGIIVDPITVSPGMTIGQVLELTRANQISGVPVVDGEELVGIVTSRDLRFETRFSEPVSVVMTPKDRLITVREDASREEIMHKLHENRIEKVLVVGDGFALRGLITVKDIQKSTDFPFACKDEHGRLRVGAAVSTGGDTEDRIAALIEAGADVLVVDTAHGHSMGVLERVSWVKKNYPDVQVVGGNIATAAAAEALVKAGADAVKVGIGPGSICTTRVVAGVGVPQVSAIMEVASALKGTDVPLIADGGIRFSGDFAKAIAAGAHSVMIGSMLAGTEEAPGEVELYQGRSYKSYRGMGSMGAMAQGSKDRYFQESTSDPDKLVPEGIEGRVPYKGPMGAIVHQLVGGLRSSMGYTGCGDIETMRTATSFVKISAAGMRESHVHDVSIVKEAPNYRVE; encoded by the coding sequence ATGATCCACGATTCGCAGCGCATTCTCTTCGAGGCCCTCACTTTCGACGATGTGCTGCTGCTGCCGGCCTACTCGCAGATCCTTCCCCGTACTGCGGATATCAGCACGCGCCTGACACGCGGCATCGTGTTGCCGGTACCGCTGCTGTCTGCAGCGATGGACACCGTTACCGAGGCGCGGCTGGCCATCGCCATCGCCCAGGAAGGCGGCCTCGGCATCGTGCACAAGAACATGTCCGTCGAGGCGCAGGCCGCCGAGGTCCGCCGGGTCAAGAAGTACGAGTCCGGCATCATCGTCGACCCCATCACGGTGTCGCCCGGCATGACCATCGGCCAGGTGCTGGAGCTGACCCGCGCCAACCAGATCTCCGGCGTGCCGGTGGTCGACGGCGAGGAACTGGTCGGCATCGTGACTTCGCGCGACCTGCGTTTCGAGACGCGCTTCTCCGAGCCGGTATCGGTGGTCATGACGCCCAAGGATCGGTTGATCACCGTGCGCGAGGACGCCTCGCGCGAAGAGATCATGCACAAGCTGCACGAGAACCGCATCGAGAAGGTGCTGGTGGTCGGCGACGGCTTCGCCCTGCGCGGCTTGATCACGGTCAAGGACATCCAGAAGTCCACCGACTTTCCCTTCGCCTGCAAGGATGAGCACGGCCGGCTGCGCGTCGGCGCGGCCGTCAGCACCGGCGGGGATACCGAGGATCGCATCGCTGCGCTGATCGAGGCCGGTGCCGATGTGCTCGTCGTCGATACCGCGCACGGCCACAGCATGGGTGTGCTGGAGCGCGTCAGCTGGGTCAAGAAGAATTATCCGGATGTGCAGGTGGTGGGCGGCAATATCGCGACGGCTGCTGCCGCCGAGGCACTGGTCAAGGCCGGCGCCGACGCCGTCAAGGTCGGCATCGGCCCGGGCTCGATCTGCACGACGCGCGTCGTCGCCGGCGTCGGTGTGCCGCAGGTCTCCGCCATCATGGAAGTGGCCTCGGCGCTGAAGGGCACCGACGTGCCGCTGATTGCGGACGGCGGCATCCGATTCTCCGGTGACTTTGCCAAGGCCATCGCCGCCGGTGCGCACTCGGTGATGATCGGTTCCATGCTTGCCGGTACCGAGGAAGCCCCGGGCGAGGTCGAGCTGTACCAGGGCCGTTCCTACAAGTCCTACCGTGGCATGGGCTCGATGGGCGCCATGGCACAGGGCAGCAAGGACCGCTACTTCCAGGAATCCACTTCGGACCCGGACAAGCTCGTCCCCGAAGGCATCGAAGGCCGCGTGCCCTACAAGGGCCCGATGGGCGCCATCGTCCACCAGCTGGTGGGCGGCCTGCGCAGCTCCATGGGCTACACCGGCTGTGGCGACATCGAGACCATGCGCACCGCCACCAGCTTCGTGAAGATCAGCGCCGCCGGCATGCGCGAGAGCCACGTCCACGACGTCTCCATCGTCAAGGAAGCGCCGAACTACCGGGTTGAGTGA
- a CDS encoding NAD(P)H-binding protein, whose product MILVLGAGGTVGRHLCAELEARGAEYRAAFRSADKLEAALAEDVDAVEVDLARPQTIKAALADVDRVFLLTAASPRMAELEGNAIRAAAKAGVEGLVKVSVWEADTADYAFARWHAPAEQALAESGLAYCLLRPNGFMQSAAQGMEATVRDHGAFYTPSVRAPVAYVDARDVATCAAALLIDDPPVPERRVWELTGSEAFDANALAAQVAAAIHKPVRAVEVSAESYRDGLLANGLPEWLAEALVDMAQCQAQAGFGRVTEDIETLTGQPPRQLADYFQEIRESFVG is encoded by the coding sequence ATGATTCTGGTTCTGGGTGCCGGCGGCACCGTCGGACGCCACCTCTGCGCCGAGCTGGAAGCGCGCGGCGCGGAGTACCGCGCTGCCTTCCGCTCGGCCGACAAGCTGGAGGCCGCGCTGGCAGAGGATGTGGATGCCGTGGAGGTCGATCTCGCGCGCCCGCAGACCATCAAGGCCGCGCTGGCCGATGTCGACCGCGTCTTCCTGCTGACCGCCGCCAGCCCGCGCATGGCCGAGCTGGAAGGCAATGCCATACGCGCCGCTGCCAAGGCAGGCGTCGAGGGCTTGGTCAAGGTCTCCGTCTGGGAGGCCGACACGGCGGACTACGCCTTCGCGCGCTGGCACGCGCCTGCCGAGCAGGCGTTGGCCGAATCGGGCCTGGCCTATTGCCTGCTGCGACCCAACGGCTTCATGCAGAGCGCAGCCCAAGGAATGGAGGCCACCGTGCGCGATCACGGCGCCTTCTACACCCCCTCCGTGCGCGCGCCGGTGGCCTATGTCGACGCCCGCGATGTCGCCACCTGCGCCGCCGCTCTGCTGATCGACGACCCACCCGTGCCGGAGCGCCGCGTCTGGGAGCTGACCGGCAGCGAGGCCTTCGACGCCAACGCGCTCGCCGCGCAAGTTGCCGCGGCCATCCATAAGCCGGTACGCGCCGTCGAAGTCAGCGCCGAAAGCTACCGCGACGGCCTGCTGGCCAATGGCCTGCCGGAGTGGCTGGCCGAAGCGCTGGTGGACATGGCGCAATGCCAGGCCCAGGCCGGTTTCGGGCGCGTCACCGAGGATATCGAGACCCTCACCGGCCAGCCGCCGCGCCAGCTGGCGGACTACTTCCAGGAGATCCGCGAGAGCTTCGTGGGCTGA
- a CDS encoding DUF2147 domain-containing protein yields the protein MSTRRPARLLLLALLWPFAAVAEDPGPTGTWQTIDDDSGEVRSLVEITEQDGELRGRVVAIIDPPVPDPVCKACEGARQGEPIKGMEILWGLTREDGAWTGGRVLDPESGKIYKARAELADEGQKLKLRGYVGVSLFGRTQTWQRASEKASE from the coding sequence GTGTCTACTCGCCGCCCCGCTCGCCTACTGCTACTGGCGCTTCTGTGGCCCTTCGCTGCCGTCGCCGAGGATCCCGGCCCTACCGGCACGTGGCAGACCATCGACGACGATAGCGGCGAGGTGCGCTCGCTGGTGGAGATCACCGAGCAGGATGGGGAGTTGCGGGGCCGCGTCGTCGCGATCATCGATCCACCCGTGCCAGACCCGGTCTGCAAGGCCTGCGAGGGCGCCCGACAGGGGGAGCCGATCAAGGGCATGGAGATCCTCTGGGGCCTGACGCGGGAAGACGGCGCATGGACCGGCGGCCGCGTTCTCGATCCGGAGAGCGGAAAGATCTACAAGGCGCGCGCGGAGCTGGCTGACGAGGGGCAGAAGCTGAAGCTGCGCGGTTACGTAGGCGTGTCGCTATTCGGGCGCACGCAGACTTGGCAGCGCGCGTCCGAGAAAGCTTCCGAGTAA
- a CDS encoding antitoxin MazE family protein → MATSGSERVQKRREALRAAGLRPVQLWVPDTRKQGFAAECRRQSALLAADPQEDETLDWIERVADTQDWS, encoded by the coding sequence ATGGCAACGTCAGGATCGGAAAGAGTACAGAAGCGGAGAGAAGCACTGCGCGCTGCTGGGCTGCGCCCGGTACAGCTCTGGGTGCCGGATACGCGAAAGCAGGGCTTTGCCGCCGAGTGCCGGCGCCAGTCCGCGCTGCTGGCAGCGGACCCGCAGGAAGATGAAACGCTGGATTGGATCGAGCGCGTCGCTGACACCCAAGACTGGTCATGA
- a CDS encoding glycosyltransferase — protein MGRIAVVFPRLIIGGQERMRLQLARVWREHGFDVDIVVGWAQGDVRHLVPKDCQLFEVARFGRILFPFGLLWYFITRKPSHVVCAGYDAVTVCLLMWRFLRFKAPLLVSIHSHTSIALRARLGFKGRIVEPLFRWLIRDAARHVRGVIAVSNGVAEDLIMIAPMLAEKVHIVPNPVVSMETARLSREACNNVPVRAGVPWIVFVGRLVPVKNVRLLIAAFSKLPKSKPVELVIVGEGAELPHLQCEVSTRKLCHRVHFVGVQNNPLPWMREASLLVLPSSYEGFGNVLVEAMACGTQVVAADCPSGPREILAGGKYGQLFPVGDVAALTEAIQQSLDRRFRVAPEHLIARAANYSSDSVGRRYLDILGVWNRIN, from the coding sequence ATGGGTCGAATTGCGGTAGTGTTTCCGCGCCTTATTATTGGGGGGCAAGAGCGCATGCGCTTGCAATTAGCGCGTGTATGGCGTGAGCATGGTTTCGATGTCGACATAGTGGTCGGTTGGGCGCAGGGTGATGTTCGGCATCTAGTTCCAAAAGACTGTCAGCTGTTCGAAGTCGCCCGGTTCGGCCGTATATTATTCCCGTTCGGTCTGTTGTGGTATTTCATTACGCGGAAGCCGAGCCATGTTGTCTGCGCCGGTTACGATGCAGTGACGGTATGCTTGCTAATGTGGCGTTTTCTTCGGTTTAAAGCGCCGCTATTGGTGAGTATACATAGTCATACATCAATCGCTTTGCGCGCCAGGTTGGGTTTTAAGGGCCGTATTGTTGAGCCGCTTTTTCGTTGGCTAATTCGCGATGCAGCTCGGCACGTTCGCGGAGTCATCGCGGTTTCCAATGGTGTGGCAGAGGATTTAATTATGATCGCTCCGATGCTCGCCGAAAAGGTGCATATAGTCCCCAATCCGGTCGTCAGTATGGAAACCGCGCGACTTTCTCGCGAAGCCTGCAATAATGTCCCGGTGCGAGCTGGCGTGCCATGGATTGTGTTCGTTGGGCGCTTAGTGCCAGTGAAGAATGTGCGCTTATTGATCGCGGCTTTTTCGAAATTACCAAAATCTAAACCAGTCGAGTTGGTTATCGTAGGAGAGGGGGCGGAGCTTCCTCATTTGCAGTGCGAAGTATCAACCCGGAAGTTATGTCATCGGGTGCATTTTGTTGGGGTCCAGAACAATCCTCTCCCTTGGATGCGCGAAGCTTCTCTTCTCGTGCTGCCATCAAGCTACGAAGGTTTCGGGAACGTGTTGGTAGAAGCTATGGCCTGCGGTACACAGGTGGTAGCGGCGGATTGCCCGAGCGGACCTCGCGAAATCTTGGCCGGAGGGAAATATGGCCAATTATTTCCCGTTGGAGACGTCGCTGCGCTGACCGAAGCAATTCAGCAAAGTCTTGACCGTCGCTTCCGAGTCGCGCCGGAACACTTGATTGCGCGTGCTGCTAACTATTCATCCGATTCGGTTGGACGTCGATATCTCGATATCCTGGGCGTGTGGAACCGAATTAATTGA
- a CDS encoding glycosyltransferase family 2 protein — translation MPSAILDAHISIVIPAKNEAVGLAELVPELRDTLPAAEIIVVDDGSDDATAHVAAEAGARVLSHPYSKGNGASIKTGARAAHGELLVFMDGDGQHPASEVPKLLAQLEAGYDLVIAARSRSAQATLGRWLANSIYNRLASVFVGHPVADLTSGFRAVRAARFREFLHMLPNGFSYPTTSTMAFYRAGYSVNFLPVEIRPRKDESKSHIRLLRDGARFLLIIFRVGTLYSPLKLFMPISAVFFSSGVGYYAYTLSQMGRFTNGAGLLLITSILVFLIGLVSEQITNLLYASSQE, via the coding sequence ATGCCTTCAGCCATTTTGGATGCGCATATATCGATCGTGATTCCTGCCAAGAACGAGGCCGTAGGGCTAGCGGAACTGGTGCCCGAACTGCGCGATACGCTGCCGGCAGCAGAGATTATTGTGGTGGACGATGGCAGCGACGACGCAACGGCTCACGTCGCGGCAGAGGCCGGAGCTCGTGTGCTGTCGCATCCATACTCGAAAGGCAACGGGGCGAGCATCAAGACCGGCGCGCGAGCGGCACATGGGGAGCTTCTCGTCTTCATGGACGGCGACGGGCAGCATCCAGCTTCGGAGGTGCCGAAGCTCCTCGCGCAGCTTGAAGCTGGCTATGACCTCGTGATCGCTGCCAGAAGCCGGTCGGCTCAAGCGACGCTTGGGCGGTGGCTCGCCAATAGTATCTATAACCGCCTGGCCAGTGTATTCGTCGGACACCCCGTCGCTGACTTGACCTCGGGCTTTCGTGCGGTTCGCGCAGCGCGATTCCGCGAGTTCCTTCACATGCTTCCAAACGGGTTTTCGTATCCTACTACGAGCACCATGGCTTTCTACCGCGCTGGCTACAGCGTCAACTTTCTACCGGTAGAAATTCGTCCGCGAAAGGATGAGTCGAAGAGCCACATCAGGCTCTTGCGCGATGGCGCTCGCTTTCTCCTTATTATATTTAGAGTCGGTACGCTCTATTCGCCGCTCAAGCTGTTCATGCCTATTAGCGCAGTATTTTTCTCCAGCGGTGTTGGGTACTACGCTTATACCTTGTCTCAAATGGGGCGTTTCACAAATGGCGCGGGTTTGCTTTTGATTACCTCCATCCTGGTTTTTCTCATTGGGCTCGTATCCGAGCAAATTACCAATCTTTTGTACGCAAGTAGTCAAGAATAA
- a CDS encoding type II toxin-antitoxin system PemK/MazF family toxin, translating into MKRGSIVTVTLQGDYGKPRPALVVQSDFFDEHPSVTLLPISSDLRAAPLIRVDLSPTPDNGLRQRSQIMVDKTVTVKRTRIGEEIGHIASEELLEVNRRLAIFLGIAG; encoded by the coding sequence ATGAAGCGCGGCAGCATCGTGACGGTGACACTGCAGGGGGACTACGGCAAGCCTCGTCCCGCCCTGGTCGTTCAGTCCGACTTCTTCGACGAGCACCCGTCGGTGACACTCCTTCCCATTAGCAGCGATCTGCGGGCGGCACCTTTGATTCGGGTGGATCTGTCCCCCACACCCGACAATGGCTTGCGGCAACGCTCGCAGATCATGGTGGACAAGACCGTGACCGTGAAACGGACGCGTATTGGCGAGGAAATCGGTCACATCGCGTCCGAGGAACTGCTGGAAGTCAACCGACGTCTTGCCATCTTTCTCGGCATCGCGGGGTGA
- the xseA gene encoding exodeoxyribonuclease VII large subunit translates to MSSASSPRSYTVSEVAGLLADTLRSTFPTLRVVGEISNFFRARSGHWYFRLKDDKAQIDCAMFASDARGVAFTPAEGDEIEISGQLDFYPPNGKLQIKARTMQRAGEGRLWAAFEALKKKLAAEGLFEESAKRPLPVFPRAIGLITSSDAAALRDILTTLERRWPMTPLYLLPVLVQGERAAPQIAAALEQLPRRAPDVDVILLARGGGSIEDLWAFNEEIVARAIRACAVPVITGVGHETDTTIADFAADLRAPTPTGAAERVAPDAGAISQRVAQLRSRLLRAEQQAQAERRSALDNLQRRLKRVSPEARLQTLAQRCDELSVRMAAVARRTVAPDSLRATAVAQRRRQLARAAQAQIRERAARLERARSLLRAHSPLRRLQVDTPARLGKARGALRQAAREQLRAAEQRLIRVRNRLDRQSPLPQLGQTEQQRRHLQLRLQRAARLTLEARRQRLTRATEALQQLGPASTLARGYAIAQTPDGSILRDPAQTQPGDALRLRLAHGNLAATAGEPLTDPPSGQGDEAT, encoded by the coding sequence ATGAGCAGCGCGAGCAGTCCCCGCAGCTACACCGTCAGCGAGGTCGCCGGCCTGCTGGCCGACACGCTGCGCAGCACTTTTCCGACACTGCGCGTTGTGGGCGAGATCTCCAATTTCTTTCGCGCGCGCTCCGGCCACTGGTACTTCCGGCTCAAGGACGACAAGGCGCAGATCGACTGCGCGATGTTCGCCTCCGACGCGCGCGGCGTCGCCTTCACTCCGGCCGAAGGCGACGAGATCGAGATCAGCGGTCAGCTCGACTTCTATCCGCCCAACGGCAAGCTGCAGATCAAGGCGCGCACCATGCAGCGCGCCGGCGAAGGCCGACTCTGGGCAGCCTTCGAGGCGCTGAAGAAGAAGCTGGCCGCCGAAGGGCTCTTCGAAGAGTCCGCCAAGCGCCCCCTGCCCGTCTTCCCGCGCGCCATCGGCCTGATCACCTCCAGCGACGCGGCGGCGCTGCGCGACATCCTGACCACCCTGGAGCGCCGCTGGCCCATGACCCCGCTCTACCTGCTGCCCGTGCTGGTGCAGGGCGAGCGCGCAGCACCGCAGATCGCCGCCGCGCTGGAGCAGCTGCCGCGGCGCGCGCCGGATGTCGACGTCATCCTGCTCGCGCGCGGCGGCGGCTCCATCGAGGACCTCTGGGCCTTCAACGAGGAGATCGTCGCGCGCGCCATCCGCGCCTGCGCCGTTCCAGTCATCACCGGCGTCGGCCACGAGACCGACACCACCATCGCCGACTTCGCCGCCGATCTGCGTGCGCCAACACCCACCGGCGCGGCCGAGCGCGTCGCTCCGGATGCCGGTGCCATCAGCCAGCGCGTGGCGCAACTGCGCAGCCGCCTGCTGCGCGCTGAGCAGCAGGCACAGGCCGAGCGCCGCAGTGCCCTGGACAACCTGCAGCGACGGCTGAAGCGCGTCTCCCCGGAAGCACGCCTGCAGACATTGGCGCAGCGCTGCGACGAGCTGAGCGTGCGCATGGCCGCAGTCGCGCGTCGCACCGTGGCGCCGGACAGCCTGCGCGCGACGGCCGTGGCACAGCGCCGCCGCCAGCTCGCTCGCGCCGCGCAGGCACAGATCCGCGAGCGCGCCGCGCGGCTGGAGCGTGCACGCAGCCTGCTGCGCGCACACAGCCCGCTGCGGCGACTGCAGGTGGACACCCCCGCCCGCCTTGGCAAGGCGCGCGGCGCGCTGCGCCAAGCAGCGCGCGAGCAGTTGCGCGCTGCCGAGCAGCGACTGATCCGGGTACGCAATCGATTGGATCGGCAGTCGCCGCTGCCGCAGCTTGGCCAGACCGAGCAGCAGCGTCGGCACCTGCAGCTGCGCCTACAGCGCGCCGCGCGGCTGACGCTGGAAGCCCGGCGCCAGCGGCTCACCCGCGCTACCGAAGCCCTGCAACAGCTCGGACCGGCCTCCACGCTGGCACGCGGCTACGCCATCGCCCAGACACCAGACGGCAGCATCCTGCGCGACCCCGCCCAGACCCAACCCGGCGACGCATTGCGGCTGCGGCTGGCACACGGCAATCTGGCAGCAACGGCGGGTGAACCCCTCACCGACCCGCCTTCCGGGCAAGGAGACGAAGCCACATGA